A single Micromonospora luteifusca DNA region contains:
- a CDS encoding alpha/beta fold hydrolase codes for MTSPSPAAWFRRALPTRRRAIAAAVVVVLLAAAVTWAVWPRGSGVRSASAMLTVRSGPSDDQPVSLDTTFYLPDDASSGRKVPAVLLAHGFGGTKESVRSDAEEFAGRGYAVLTWTARGFGRSGGEIHLDSPDYEVRDAQRLLDWLAARPEIRTDAAGDPKVGVVGGSYGGGLALLLAAQDRRVDAIVPMITWNDLSRAFLPESTGGAPTEGVFKKGWAGLFFGGGGNVGSGPAGLSGGTAAQPQGAPASAGPPSPGPGAGPGTGPGGAPAGAADPSCGRFAADVCAAYLRIATTGRADQAAVDLLRRSSPAGVLDRIKAPTLLVQGEADTLFPLGEADANAKGIAAAGTPVRVAWFTGGHDGGAGPRSDSDRVKFLTVQWLDHYVKGEGDAPGDDFTWSRIAGFDALDRGLVATGFRRADYPGLTGNARRDVTVAGPAQSIANPPNGNPAAISSIPFAGGLASLLDGVAGDVPGQHARFESAPLTDAVDIAGAPTVTVRAASPTGEAVLFVKLYDVDPDGAATLPNGLVAPVRLTGLPQRVQDARPVTVTLPGIVRRVEAGHRLRLVVATSDQAYTTPAEPTVYTVAADGAVTLPTVSGEPIPTAATIWRWVLAGLLAAIAVGLVVVVAVVRRRHRRQDRSVHPEYADTPLAVRSLRKEYADGFVAVSNVDFEVHPGQVVGLLGPNGAGKTTTLRVLMGLTQPTAGEIYVFGRRLVPGSPVLSRIGALVEGPGFLPHLSGLDNLKAYWQATGRPAEDAHFDAALEIAGLGDSVHRKIKNYSHGMRQRLAIAQAMLGLPELLVLDEPTDGLDPPQIAEMRRVLQRYATDGRAVLVSSHLLAEVEQTCTHAVVVNKGRIVASGPVEEIVGESPSVLFDVSDPVAARAVLDRLHGVRVLPESDGQLVVDTNGTARSEVVAELVRAGIGVDRVVPRRRLEDAFLALVGDNSRGSGDR; via the coding sequence ATGACATCGCCGTCGCCGGCCGCGTGGTTCCGGCGTGCCCTGCCCACCCGCCGCCGCGCGATCGCCGCAGCTGTGGTCGTCGTGCTGTTGGCCGCCGCCGTGACCTGGGCGGTGTGGCCGCGGGGGTCCGGCGTACGCAGTGCGAGCGCGATGCTCACCGTCCGCTCCGGACCGTCCGACGACCAGCCGGTGAGCCTGGACACGACCTTCTACCTGCCCGACGACGCGTCGTCCGGTCGGAAGGTGCCGGCGGTGTTGTTGGCGCACGGGTTCGGCGGCACGAAGGAGTCGGTGCGCTCCGACGCCGAGGAGTTCGCCGGGCGCGGCTACGCGGTGCTCACCTGGACCGCGCGCGGCTTCGGTCGCAGCGGCGGCGAGATCCACCTGGACAGCCCCGACTACGAGGTGCGCGACGCCCAGCGGCTGCTGGACTGGCTGGCCGCCCGACCGGAGATCCGCACCGACGCCGCCGGCGACCCGAAGGTCGGTGTGGTCGGCGGCTCGTACGGCGGCGGGTTGGCACTGTTGCTGGCCGCGCAGGACCGTCGGGTGGACGCGATCGTCCCCATGATCACCTGGAATGACCTGTCCCGCGCGTTCCTGCCGGAGAGCACCGGCGGGGCACCGACCGAGGGCGTGTTCAAGAAAGGTTGGGCTGGCCTCTTCTTCGGCGGAGGCGGCAACGTGGGCAGCGGCCCGGCCGGGCTCTCCGGCGGGACCGCCGCCCAGCCGCAGGGCGCACCGGCGTCGGCCGGCCCGCCCAGTCCGGGGCCGGGTGCCGGCCCGGGCACCGGTCCCGGTGGCGCCCCGGCCGGTGCCGCCGACCCGTCCTGCGGCCGGTTCGCCGCCGACGTGTGCGCCGCGTACCTGCGGATCGCCACCACCGGCCGCGCCGACCAGGCCGCCGTGGACCTGCTGCGCCGCTCCAGCCCGGCGGGCGTACTCGACCGGATCAAGGCACCGACCCTGCTGGTGCAGGGTGAGGCCGACACGCTCTTCCCCCTCGGCGAGGCCGACGCGAACGCGAAGGGCATCGCCGCCGCCGGCACCCCGGTGCGGGTCGCCTGGTTCACCGGCGGCCACGACGGCGGCGCCGGCCCCCGCTCCGACTCCGACCGGGTGAAGTTCCTGACCGTCCAGTGGCTCGACCACTACGTCAAGGGCGAGGGCGACGCGCCCGGCGACGATTTCACCTGGTCGCGCATCGCCGGCTTCGACGCGCTCGACCGAGGTCTGGTCGCCACCGGCTTCCGCCGCGCCGACTACCCGGGCCTGACCGGCAACGCCCGCCGAGACGTCACGGTCGCCGGCCCGGCCCAGTCGATCGCGAACCCACCGAACGGCAACCCGGCCGCCATCTCCTCGATCCCGTTCGCCGGTGGGCTCGCCTCCCTGCTGGACGGCGTGGCCGGCGACGTGCCCGGCCAGCACGCCCGGTTCGAGTCGGCGCCGCTGACCGACGCGGTGGACATCGCCGGTGCGCCCACCGTCACCGTGCGGGCCGCGTCGCCGACCGGCGAGGCGGTGCTCTTCGTCAAGCTCTACGACGTCGACCCGGACGGCGCGGCCACCCTGCCGAACGGGCTGGTCGCCCCGGTCCGACTCACCGGCCTGCCACAGCGGGTGCAGGACGCTCGCCCGGTCACGGTGACGCTGCCCGGGATCGTCCGCCGGGTGGAGGCCGGACATCGGCTGCGCCTGGTGGTGGCCACCTCCGACCAGGCGTACACCACTCCCGCCGAACCGACCGTCTACACGGTGGCGGCGGACGGCGCGGTCACGCTGCCCACGGTCAGCGGCGAGCCGATCCCCACCGCCGCGACGATCTGGCGCTGGGTGCTCGCCGGCCTGCTCGCCGCCATCGCGGTCGGGCTCGTCGTGGTCGTCGCCGTGGTTCGCCGCCGGCACCGTCGCCAGGACCGGTCGGTGCATCCGGAGTACGCGGACACCCCGCTGGCCGTGCGCTCACTGCGCAAGGAGTACGCGGACGGCTTCGTGGCGGTGTCGAACGTGGACTTCGAGGTGCACCCCGGTCAGGTGGTGGGCCTGCTCGGGCCCAACGGTGCCGGTAAGACCACCACCCTGCGAGTGCTGATGGGGCTGACCCAGCCGACCGCAGGGGAGATCTACGTCTTCGGTCGCCGGCTGGTGCCCGGCTCGCCGGTGCTGTCCCGAATCGGCGCGCTGGTGGAGGGGCCCGGCTTCCTGCCGCACCTGTCCGGCCTGGACAACCTGAAGGCGTACTGGCAGGCCACCGGACGACCGGCCGAGGACGCGCACTTCGACGCGGCCCTGGAGATCGCCGGGCTGGGCGACTCGGTACACCGGAAAATCAAGAACTACAGCCACGGGATGCGTCAGCGCCTCGCCATCGCCCAGGCCATGCTCGGCCTCCCCGAGCTGTTGGTGTTGGACGAACCGACCGACGGGCTCGACCCGCCACAGATCGCCGAGATGCGCCGGGTCCTCCAGCGGTACGCCACGGACGGCCGGGCGGTGCTGGTCTCCAGCCACCTGTTGGCCGAGGTGGAACAGACGTGCACGCATGCGGTGGTGGTGAACAAGGGCCGGATCGTGGCGTCCGGGCCGGTGGAGGAGATCGTGGGCGAGTCGCCGAGTGTGCTCTTCGACGTCAGCGACCCGGTGGCGGCGCGGGCGGTCCTGGACCGCCTGCACGGCGTCCGCGTGTTGCCGGAGAGCGACGGCCAGTTGGTGGTCGACACCAACGGCACGGCCCGCAGCGAGGTGGTCGCCGAGCTGGTGCGCGCCGGCATCGGCGTGGACCGGGTGGTGCCCCGGCGGCGCCTGGAGGACGCGTTCCTCGCCCTGGTGGGCGACAACTCTCGGGGAAGCGGTGACCGGTGA
- a CDS encoding ABC transporter permease → MAGSSVETPLGVTDPAGAARGYRPSATMPFAAEFRRQASRRRTQLALGFMVLLPLIILIAFQFDSGGDDDNGRNEFASLVELATSGGLNFTLFSIFVSASFLLVVVVALFCGDTVASEASWGSLRYLLAIPVPRARLLTVKLVVALAYSGLALVLLAGTALLAGTLRYGWSPLRSTVAAELEPTEGLFRLLAVLGYLAVVLLVVAGLAFLLSVTTDAALGAVGGAVLLWILSSILDQITALGALRDFLPTHFSTAWLGLLSTPVQTDDVVRGCISAISYATLFWGLAFWRFTRKDITS, encoded by the coding sequence ATGGCAGGCTCTTCCGTCGAAACGCCGCTGGGCGTCACCGACCCGGCCGGTGCGGCCCGGGGCTACCGGCCGTCGGCCACCATGCCGTTCGCGGCGGAGTTCCGCCGGCAGGCGTCCCGACGGCGAACCCAGTTGGCGCTCGGGTTCATGGTGCTGCTGCCGCTGATCATCCTGATCGCGTTCCAGTTCGACTCGGGCGGCGACGACGACAACGGCCGCAACGAGTTCGCCAGCCTGGTCGAGTTGGCCACCTCGGGCGGGCTCAACTTCACCCTGTTCTCGATCTTCGTGTCGGCGTCGTTCCTGCTGGTGGTGGTCGTCGCGCTGTTCTGCGGCGACACGGTGGCCAGTGAGGCGAGCTGGGGAAGCCTGCGCTACCTGCTGGCGATCCCGGTACCCCGGGCCCGGTTGCTGACGGTGAAGCTGGTGGTCGCGCTCGCGTACTCGGGACTGGCTCTTGTGCTGTTGGCTGGCACCGCGCTGCTGGCCGGCACCCTGCGTTACGGCTGGTCACCGCTGCGCAGCACGGTCGCCGCCGAGCTGGAACCCACCGAAGGGCTGTTCCGGTTGCTGGCCGTGCTCGGCTACCTGGCGGTCGTACTGCTGGTGGTGGCCGGGCTGGCGTTCCTGCTGTCGGTGACCACGGACGCCGCGCTCGGCGCGGTCGGCGGCGCCGTGCTGCTCTGGATCCTGTCCAGCATCCTGGACCAGATCACCGCCCTGGGCGCGCTGCGCGACTTCCTACCCACCCACTTCAGCACCGCCTGGCTGGGGTTGCTCTCGACCCCGGTGCAGACCGACGACGTGGTACGCGGCTGCATCTCGGCGATCAGCTACGCGACGCTGTTCTGGGGGTTGGCGTTCTGGCGCTTCACCCGCAAGGACATCACGTCGTAG